One stretch of Bacteroidota bacterium DNA includes these proteins:
- a CDS encoding T9SS type A sorting domain-containing protein, with the protein MKILFVILLLSEVIVAQNKLPFASQNNVIELAVKNSSSVDTKNVVVEVVNAPEWLKFTSLKTFISNLESNTAQTANFTFSVDKSAPVNRQEEVTFTISNANGEKWSKILSLQIAPPEKYELFQNFPNPFNPTTTISYQLPVTTGVSLKVFDILGKEVVTLDEGVKEAGYHQQIWSASNMASGMYLYQLTFKNLKGEVEHYRKKLLVLK; encoded by the coding sequence ATGAAGATTTTATTTGTCATCCTCTTATTGAGCGAAGTAATTGTCGCTCAAAATAAACTTCCATTTGCATCGCAGAACAATGTAATTGAGCTTGCCGTTAAAAACTCTTCAAGTGTAGATACTAAAAATGTCGTTGTCGAAGTAGTGAATGCACCTGAATGGTTGAAGTTCACAAGTCTCAAAACCTTCATTTCGAATCTCGAATCAAATACAGCACAAACAGCTAATTTTACTTTCTCTGTTGATAAATCCGCGCCCGTAAACAGACAGGAAGAGGTAACATTCACAATTTCCAATGCAAACGGCGAAAAGTGGTCAAAGATACTATCGTTACAAATTGCCCCGCCGGAGAAATATGAACTTTTTCAAAACTTCCCAAATCCATTCAATCCAACCACAACTATCAGTTACCAACTTCCGGTAACAACTGGTGTCTCTCTAAAAGTATTTGACATTCTTGGAAAAGAGGTTGTAACATTGGATGAAGGAGTGAAGGAGGCGGGATATCATCAACAAATTTGGAGTGCATCAAACATGGCAAGCGGGATGTATTTGTATCAGCTTACATTTAAGAACCTAAAAGGTGAAGTGGAGCATTATCGGAAAAAATTATTAGTACTGAAGTGA
- a CDS encoding thioesterase family protein has translation MPRIKLELPTHFHFTTEIPIRISDINYGGHLGNDAVLSILHEARLRLLIEHGWTEMNIEGVSVIMSDSVILYKSQAFYGESLRIQIAVKDFSKFGCDIYYLIRERESGREVVRAKTGIVFFNYEEKKIATVPEKFQLQFRG, from the coding sequence ATGCCCCGAATCAAACTCGAACTTCCAACTCATTTTCATTTCACAACAGAAATACCAATCCGTATTTCCGACATTAATTATGGAGGTCATCTCGGAAACGATGCCGTCCTTTCCATCCTGCATGAAGCACGATTACGTTTGTTGATAGAACATGGCTGGACAGAAATGAATATCGAAGGTGTGAGCGTCATCATGTCGGACTCGGTCATCCTCTATAAATCTCAAGCATTTTACGGTGAATCACTTCGTATTCAAATTGCCGTGAAAGATTTTTCGAAATTTGGATGCGATATTTATTATCTTATTCGCGAACGAGAAAGCGGACGGGAAGTTGTGCGCGCAAAAACCGGGATCGTTTTTTTCAACTACGAAGAAAAAAAGATCGCAACCGTCCCCGAAAAGTTCCAGTTGCAATTCCGCGGCTGA
- the carB gene encoding carbamoyl-phosphate synthase large subunit — MPKRTDIKSILIIGSGPIVIGQACEFDYSGTQACKVLREEGYRIILINSNPATIMTDPELADATYIEPITPEFVEMIIERERPDAILPTMGGQTALNTAVALAERGVLEKYHVELIGANLQAIKKAEDRQLFKKTMLEVGLEMPRGGFVYSVEEAIKVANGIGKFPIIIRPSFTMGGSGGGIAYNIEEFKSIVENGLIQSPTHEVLVEESVLGWKEYELEVMRDTKDNVVIICSIENFDPMGVHTGDSITVAPAQTLTDKEYQYMRDAAIKVMRAIGVDTGGSNVQFSMNPANGKMYVIEMNPRVSRSSALASKATGFPIAKIAAKLAVGYTLDEIPNDITKLTPASFEPTIDYTVVKIPRWDFEKFKGVDDTLGVQMKSVGEAMAFGRTFKEALQKTLRSLEQGRFGLGADGKDLFEIDALSKSQKTTWTKKVKEQLRKPKANNIFYLRYAFQLGLSIDDVHGLTKIDPWFLFNIKQIVDFESDLKKTNLMDASKEMFTKAKQYGFSDRQLAHLWKSEEIIVRKHRKELGIIPVYKMVDTCAAEFESNTPYHYSTYDQENESHQSKKKKAIILGGGPNRIGQGIEFDYCCVHGVKSLREEGYETIMINCNPETVSTDYDTTDKLYFEPLTVEDVLNICELEQPEGVIVSFGGQTPLKIAKALEANGVRILGTSTEGIDLAEDRERFGDLLRKNNIEHPKYGTAFSVKDALLVAEEIGYPVLVRPSYVLGGRAMQICYTSDSLKEYMKLAVDVSPEKPILIDCFLEDAFEFDVDAVCDGVDVLIGGVMEHIEEAGIHSGDSSSVLPPYMLKEDKLLEIIEITKKLAFALHVRGLINVQYAMKNNNVYVLEVNPRASRTVPFVGKATGLPLAKIAAKVMVGRKLKDLGVLDFNFRKVKHISMKESVFPFNKFPKVKMFLGPEMRSTGEVMGISQSFGASVAKAQLAAGNPLPKEGTIFVSVNNNDKTNETIGIMKEYLNLGFKIIATEGTTKFLTANGIQATSVFKVNEGRPNIVDAIKNGEVQMVINTPLGEESRYDEYSIGWAAIQHRIAFITTLSAAATAVKGIERIKQGKLNVKSIQEYHQM; from the coding sequence ATGCCAAAACGAACAGACATCAAATCCATTCTTATCATCGGCAGCGGGCCGATTGTTATCGGTCAAGCCTGCGAGTTCGATTATTCTGGAACCCAAGCATGTAAAGTGCTTCGTGAAGAGGGCTATCGAATTATCCTCATCAACAGCAATCCCGCAACAATTATGACCGATCCAGAATTGGCCGATGCTACATATATCGAACCGATCACGCCCGAGTTTGTTGAGATGATTATTGAAAGGGAGCGGCCGGATGCCATTCTTCCAACAATGGGTGGACAAACTGCATTGAATACCGCTGTTGCTCTTGCTGAACGGGGAGTTTTGGAAAAATATCACGTTGAATTGATCGGTGCAAATCTTCAAGCGATTAAAAAAGCGGAAGATCGACAGCTCTTCAAAAAAACAATGCTCGAAGTCGGTTTGGAGATGCCACGCGGAGGATTTGTTTACTCCGTTGAAGAAGCAATAAAAGTAGCCAACGGAATCGGTAAATTTCCGATTATCATTCGTCCTTCGTTTACGATGGGTGGAAGCGGTGGTGGAATTGCGTACAACATTGAAGAATTTAAATCGATTGTTGAGAATGGATTGATCCAAAGTCCGACGCATGAAGTGTTGGTGGAAGAGTCTGTGCTTGGTTGGAAAGAATACGAACTGGAAGTGATGCGAGATACCAAGGACAATGTCGTCATCATCTGTTCGATAGAAAATTTTGATCCGATGGGTGTGCACACGGGAGATTCAATCACCGTGGCTCCGGCCCAAACGTTGACGGACAAGGAATATCAATACATGCGCGACGCCGCAATAAAAGTGATGCGGGCAATTGGCGTGGATACTGGCGGATCCAACGTACAGTTCTCGATGAATCCGGCAAACGGGAAAATGTATGTGATTGAAATGAATCCCCGAGTATCGCGCAGTTCTGCGCTGGCATCCAAAGCGACCGGTTTTCCGATCGCAAAGATTGCTGCAAAACTTGCTGTTGGGTATACGCTGGATGAAATTCCGAACGACATTACGAAACTGACACCGGCATCGTTTGAGCCGACCATTGATTACACCGTCGTAAAGATTCCCCGTTGGGATTTTGAAAAATTCAAAGGTGTTGATGATACGCTTGGTGTTCAGATGAAGTCGGTCGGTGAAGCAATGGCGTTTGGACGAACATTCAAGGAAGCATTGCAAAAAACACTTCGGTCATTGGAACAAGGCCGATTTGGACTGGGTGCAGATGGTAAAGATCTTTTTGAGATCGACGCACTCTCAAAATCACAAAAAACAACCTGGACGAAAAAAGTAAAGGAACAGCTTCGGAAACCCAAAGCGAACAACATTTTTTATCTTCGCTATGCATTTCAATTGGGACTTTCCATTGATGATGTCCACGGTTTAACCAAGATTGATCCATGGTTTCTGTTCAACATTAAACAGATTGTTGATTTTGAATCTGATCTGAAAAAAACGAATCTCATGGACGCTTCCAAAGAGATGTTCACGAAAGCAAAGCAATACGGCTTTTCAGATCGACAACTCGCTCACCTTTGGAAATCAGAAGAAATCATTGTTCGAAAGCACCGAAAAGAGTTAGGAATCATCCCGGTCTATAAGATGGTGGATACGTGTGCCGCAGAATTTGAATCCAATACACCATATCATTATTCAACCTATGATCAGGAGAATGAATCGCACCAATCAAAAAAGAAAAAAGCGATTATTCTTGGAGGTGGACCGAATCGTATCGGCCAGGGAATTGAATTTGATTATTGCTGCGTGCATGGTGTCAAATCCCTTCGCGAAGAAGGATACGAAACGATCATGATCAATTGTAATCCGGAAACTGTCTCAACCGATTATGATACGACCGACAAATTATATTTCGAACCCCTCACTGTTGAAGATGTATTGAACATTTGTGAATTGGAACAGCCGGAAGGGGTTATTGTGAGTTTTGGCGGACAAACACCTCTTAAGATTGCAAAGGCGTTGGAAGCAAATGGAGTACGCATTCTTGGCACATCTACTGAGGGAATTGATCTTGCTGAAGACAGAGAACGGTTTGGAGATCTTTTACGAAAGAATAATATAGAGCATCCAAAATACGGAACGGCATTTTCCGTAAAAGATGCGCTGCTTGTAGCTGAAGAAATCGGGTATCCCGTGCTTGTCCGTCCTTCATACGTGCTTGGGGGACGAGCAATGCAGATTTGTTACACAAGCGATTCGCTGAAAGAATACATGAAACTTGCCGTTGATGTTTCTCCGGAAAAACCAATTTTAATTGATTGCTTTTTGGAAGATGCATTTGAGTTTGATGTGGACGCCGTCTGCGACGGAGTTGACGTGTTGATCGGCGGAGTGATGGAACATATCGAAGAAGCCGGAATCCATTCCGGAGATAGTTCAAGCGTGCTTCCTCCGTATATGTTAAAAGAAGATAAACTTTTAGAGATTATAGAGATCACTAAAAAACTTGCCTTTGCTCTTCATGTCCGAGGTTTGATTAATGTGCAATATGCAATGAAAAATAATAACGTGTATGTGCTGGAGGTGAATCCTCGTGCATCACGCACAGTTCCATTCGTTGGCAAAGCAACGGGACTGCCGCTGGCAAAGATCGCGGCAAAAGTGATGGTCGGAAGGAAATTGAAAGATCTTGGAGTGCTGGATTTTAATTTCCGGAAAGTAAAACATATCTCCATGAAGGAATCAGTCTTTCCGTTCAACAAATTCCCCAAAGTGAAAATGTTTCTCGGTCCCGAAATGCGATCCACCGGAGAAGTGATGGGAATTTCTCAATCCTTCGGTGCTTCTGTTGCTAAAGCGCAGTTGGCAGCAGGAAATCCTCTGCCGAAAGAGGGAACAATCTTTGTCAGCGTGAACAATAATGACAAGACGAATGAAACGATCGGCATCATGAAAGAATATTTGAATTTAGGATTTAAAATTATCGCAACGGAGGGGACTACGAAATTCCTCACCGCGAATGGTATTCAGGCAACATCGGTCTTTAAAGTAAACGAAGGGCGGCCGAATATCGTTGATGCTATAAAGAACGGCGAAGTGCAGATGGTAATCAATACACCGCTGGGTGAAGAGTCTCGGTATGATGAATATTCCATTGGTTGGGCTGCCATACAGCATAGAATCGCATTCATCACAACGCTTTCTGCTGCTGCTACCGCAGTGAAAGGAATCGAGCGCATTAAGCAGGGAAAATTGAATGTAAAATCAATTCAAGAATATCATCAAATGTAA
- a CDS encoding PDZ domain-containing protein, with amino-acid sequence MKSRVLIVLLLLSSVLMFAEQEGNKERQKKSKKQGWLGVSIQDVTPRFARDHELKIKEGAFINEVVEDSPADSAGLQEEDVIVEFNGKKIEASEDLTDAVRETTPGTKVNVKINRKGENKTIGVNVGKNKMRMPFAVMAPRAPRVVVNMFGGDYEGMELMELNKQLGEYFEAPNGKGVLVTDVEKDENASKAGIKAGDVITKIGDESIKDVEDVRDAFSDYEEDDKANIELMRKGKKITVTLEISEENEQMYWRDHMPGNFNFHFEPQMNQLHKEMEIRMKELPRRQKELQRIESKMNGKGV; translated from the coding sequence ATGAAATCTCGTGTACTCATTGTTCTTTTACTGCTTTCGAGTGTGTTGATGTTTGCCGAACAAGAAGGAAACAAAGAACGACAAAAAAAATCAAAAAAACAGGGGTGGCTGGGAGTATCTATTCAGGATGTCACACCACGATTTGCCCGCGATCATGAATTGAAAATCAAAGAAGGGGCTTTTATCAACGAAGTTGTTGAGGACAGTCCTGCTGATTCTGCAGGATTACAAGAAGAAGATGTTATTGTTGAATTCAACGGAAAAAAGATTGAGGCGTCGGAAGATCTGACGGATGCAGTCCGCGAAACAACACCCGGAACAAAAGTGAATGTGAAGATAAATCGTAAAGGAGAAAACAAAACTATTGGTGTGAACGTTGGAAAAAATAAAATGCGGATGCCATTTGCTGTCATGGCTCCGCGTGCCCCGAGAGTTGTGGTAAATATGTTTGGCGGTGATTACGAAGGGATGGAATTGATGGAATTAAACAAACAACTGGGTGAATATTTTGAAGCTCCAAATGGGAAAGGCGTTCTCGTAACGGATGTGGAAAAGGATGAGAATGCATCAAAAGCGGGAATAAAGGCGGGCGATGTGATCACGAAAATCGGTGATGAATCCATTAAAGACGTAGAGGATGTTCGTGATGCCTTTTCGGATTATGAAGAAGATGATAAAGCCAATATTGAACTGATGCGTAAAGGGAAAAAGATTACTGTTACCTTGGAAATTTCAGAAGAGAATGAACAAATGTATTGGAGAGACCACATGCCGGGAAATTTCAACTTCCATTTTGAACCGCAGATGAACCAACTACACAAAGAGATGGAAATACGGATGAAAGAACTGCCGCGTCGTCAGAAGGAACTTCAGAGAATTGAATCTAAAATGAACGGTAAAGGAGTATAG
- a CDS encoding DUF1905 domain-containing protein, with protein sequence MAKEKNTFSFSSTLEKSDNKLWGCHFPVPKTIADKLVDEESKRVVCTINGKELYQCAILFYKKAKPVISVNKKIRDSLGVSFGMDVEVMLKKDTSEYGLPLPEELLEVFRQDPMGKKLFHALTPGKQRTLLYIVGNVKDPDKKVMRSLVIVRHLKENKGVIDYKKLSTLLKNPYK encoded by the coding sequence ATGGCTAAAGAGAAAAACACATTTTCCTTTTCTTCCACATTGGAGAAATCAGACAATAAACTATGGGGATGTCATTTCCCCGTACCAAAAACGATTGCTGATAAACTCGTGGATGAAGAATCGAAGCGGGTTGTCTGCACAATTAATGGGAAGGAATTGTACCAATGTGCCATTCTTTTTTATAAAAAAGCGAAGCCTGTTATATCCGTGAATAAAAAAATTCGGGATTCATTGGGTGTCTCCTTTGGGATGGATGTAGAAGTAATGTTGAAAAAGGATACGAGTGAATACGGTTTACCTTTGCCGGAAGAACTGTTAGAGGTGTTTCGTCAGGATCCGATGGGAAAAAAATTGTTCCATGCATTAACTCCGGGAAAACAACGAACACTCTTATACATTGTTGGCAACGTAAAGGATCCGGATAAAAAAGTGATGCGCTCGCTTGTTATTGTGCGGCATTTAAAAGAAAATAAAGGCGTCATCGATTATAAAAAATTAAGTACCCTGCTGAAAAATCCTTACAAATGA
- a CDS encoding alpha/beta hydrolase, whose protein sequence is MILSLFSGCFDLDSNLFNNDTLTAYNLSTTVIPESLRTQVVLTSQGKKIYGYFVKSSIANTKDVILYNHGNRDHLQFYWDRVELFYKMGFNVFIYDYQGYGMSEGEPSESALYSDATTAYEYLRTSKGFGNGQITVYGFSLGGAPATYLASTIFTPKRFILEAAFASTSALTQSGTLLDLPSTFFMKGEYNNAERIKYVNAPILILHGVDDKFIDMEKNGKVLFQNANDPKTFIEIPGADHSQVPAKMGEANYITTVKNFILN, encoded by the coding sequence ATGATTCTCTCTTTATTTTCCGGCTGTTTCGATCTGGATAGTAATTTATTTAATAACGACACACTCACTGCGTACAATCTTTCCACAACCGTGATTCCCGAATCTCTACGCACACAAGTCGTGCTGACTTCTCAAGGGAAAAAGATCTATGGTTATTTTGTGAAATCTTCGATTGCGAACACAAAAGATGTAATCCTCTATAATCATGGCAACAGAGATCATCTGCAATTTTATTGGGACAGGGTGGAGTTGTTCTATAAAATGGGATTCAATGTGTTTATCTATGACTATCAGGGATATGGGATGAGCGAAGGAGAACCTTCTGAATCAGCATTGTATTCCGATGCAACTACCGCTTATGAGTATCTACGCACATCAAAAGGATTTGGGAATGGACAGATTACTGTATATGGATTTTCCCTTGGGGGCGCTCCCGCAACATATCTTGCGTCGACGATTTTTACGCCAAAACGATTTATTCTTGAAGCAGCATTTGCTTCAACATCCGCTTTAACACAAAGCGGAACATTGTTGGATCTCCCAAGCACTTTCTTTATGAAAGGAGAATATAACAATGCGGAGCGGATTAAATACGTAAATGCTCCTATATTGATTCTTCACGGTGTTGATGACAAATTTATCGACATGGAGAAAAACGGGAAAGTTCTTTTCCAAAATGCCAACGATCCGAAAACGTTTATTGAAATACCCGGAGCAGATCATTCTCAGGTTCCTGCAAAGATGGGGGAAGCAAATTATATTACGACGGTCAAGAATTTCATATTAAATTGA